A window of the Coprobacter fastidiosus genome harbors these coding sequences:
- a CDS encoding discoidin domain-containing protein translates to MNAKRITVFVLCVIVSIGMLRAATNNENQERDTDRTEWTVTASNYKFDFQNPSKTVDGDLDSRWTLGKPQVAGDWIIVDMKTPQKFSVIELQQGRSANDFPRGYAVYLSKDGKDWGNPVITGEGIKGDATVITFPSSVETRYIKIALTKDVSTWWSIHEFLVK, encoded by the coding sequence ATGAATGCAAAAAGAATTACCGTATTTGTTTTGTGTGTTATCGTTTCGATCGGAATGTTACGAGCTGCAACGAATAATGAGAATCAAGAAAGAGATACTGACCGTACGGAATGGACTGTAACAGCATCTAATTATAAATTTGATTTTCAAAATCCTTCTAAAACTGTCGATGGTGATCTCGATTCTCGTTGGACATTGGGAAAACCGCAAGTTGCGGGAGATTGGATTATTGTCGATATGAAGACTCCTCAGAAATTTAGTGTGATCGAATTACAGCAAGGCCGTAGTGCAAATGATTTCCCTCGAGGTTATGCCGTGTATCTTTCTAAAGATGGAAAAGATTGGGGAAATCCAGTTATTACGGGAGAAGGGATTAAAGGAGATGCAACGGTAATAACTTTTCCTTCATCTGTCGAAACGAGATATATAAAGATCGCATTGACTAAAGATGTTTCGACTTGGTGGAGTATTCACGAATTTCTTGTAAAATAA
- the phoU gene encoding phosphate signaling complex protein PhoU, with amino-acid sequence MVEFIESKLVRLRKEVDEMWELVRTQIDKSGNAVQNLNREDAQTVIVREKHVNAFELKIDSDIEDIIALYSPVAVDLRLVLAMLKINSNLERIGDFAEGIARFVIHCPEPLNEALMERLQLKTMFMTVLDMLDMAKRALDEENPDLATSVLAKDNLLDDINSAVTPILADYLGEHPDDRLTCLNLVSVFRKLERAGDHITNMAEEIIFFVNAKVLKHQGNTDEHYI; translated from the coding sequence ATGGTCGAATTTATAGAATCGAAGTTAGTCCGTCTTCGCAAAGAAGTGGATGAAATGTGGGAGCTGGTAAGAACGCAGATTGATAAATCTGGGAATGCAGTGCAAAATTTGAATAGGGAAGATGCACAGACAGTCATTGTAAGAGAAAAACATGTCAATGCCTTTGAATTGAAAATAGACAGTGATATAGAAGATATAATTGCTTTATACAGTCCGGTGGCGGTAGACCTTCGGCTCGTTCTGGCAATGCTGAAGATCAATTCGAACCTGGAACGAATCGGAGATTTTGCAGAAGGAATAGCTCGGTTTGTAATTCATTGTCCTGAACCGTTAAATGAAGCATTGATGGAAAGATTGCAGTTAAAGACGATGTTTATGACAGTTCTTGATATGTTGGATATGGCTAAGCGAGCTTTGGATGAGGAAAATCCGGATTTGGCTACATCTGTTCTTGCTAAAGACAATTTATTAGATGATATAAATTCGGCGGTAACACCTATTCTTGCCGATTATTTGGGAGAACATCCGGATGATCGGTTGACTTGTCTGAATTTGGTCAGTGTATTTCGTAAGTTGGAACGTGCGGGAGATCATATTACGAATATGGCAGAAGAGATAATCTTTTTTGTAAATGCAAAAGTATTGAAACATCAGGGAAATACAGACGAACATTATATTTGA
- a CDS encoding T9SS type A sorting domain-containing protein, translating to MNLNQKILSLLSLITISSYGQLDKSHNRICIGDSLIKQQIEYVDPGKPGKNITWDLSQAQVIREEYPIIYSSPKLIEDSIYVIGNDTILKRYVPNTEYYIKKEYGTMYYYQFKNDTISLIGHENPTVRLRYTEPLMECVFPLNYNDEFLSPYLLEGVYSNSSKILSSGNIKIKADAYGKIILPEGDTISPVLRVKTTQTICRSMRSSIYKDSIRPNVQDKVIETYKWYAKGYRYPVFETVHNIINDTLFFGTSFLFPPRQHTYTNIKDITRSDSLNRSWDIDKKNKSKNKDSETYQDGIGRDMSERNYEVFPNPTDSYLNIKYAITKPSRINISLYTEDGRLALKIEKDLSASGSYSEIIDFRDFIKGNYLLQITENKRIIFSKKVIKK from the coding sequence ATGAATTTAAACCAAAAAATCTTATCATTACTATCTCTCATAACGATAAGCAGCTATGGACAACTTGACAAATCCCATAATCGAATATGTATAGGTGATAGTCTGATAAAACAACAAATAGAATATGTCGATCCCGGAAAACCCGGAAAAAATATCACTTGGGATCTCAGCCAAGCACAAGTTATAAGAGAGGAATATCCGATAATATACTCCTCTCCGAAATTAATCGAAGATTCTATATACGTCATCGGAAATGACACAATACTCAAACGATATGTACCCAATACCGAATATTATATCAAAAAAGAATACGGAACTATGTATTATTATCAATTCAAAAACGATACAATATCTCTAATCGGACATGAAAATCCCACTGTCAGGCTCAGATATACCGAACCGTTAATGGAATGCGTATTCCCGCTAAACTATAATGACGAATTCTTGTCTCCTTATCTTTTAGAAGGAGTCTATTCTAACTCATCAAAAATATTATCTTCAGGTAATATAAAAATAAAAGCCGACGCTTACGGAAAAATAATACTTCCTGAAGGGGACACGATCTCTCCGGTTCTACGCGTAAAAACGACACAGACAATATGTCGATCCATGCGTTCCTCCATATACAAAGATTCTATACGACCCAATGTCCAAGACAAAGTCATCGAGACGTATAAATGGTATGCCAAAGGATACCGATATCCGGTATTCGAAACTGTGCACAACATCATAAACGATACACTTTTTTTCGGAACATCCTTTCTCTTCCCACCCCGGCAACATACTTATACCAATATAAAGGACATAACACGTTCCGATTCATTAAATCGGTCATGGGATATCGATAAGAAAAACAAATCAAAAAACAAGGATTCTGAAACATACCAAGACGGTATCGGAAGAGATATGTCGGAAAGAAATTATGAGGTTTTTCCCAATCCTACAGATTCTTATCTAAACATAAAATATGCTATTACAAAGCCTTCAAGAATAAATATCAGCTTATACACAGAAGACGGCAGATTGGCATTAAAAATAGAAAAAGATCTATCTGCATCCGGCTCATATTCTGAAATTATAGATTTCAGAGACTTTATCAAAGGCAATTATCTTTTACAGATTACAGAAAATAAAAGGATAATATTCAGTAAAAAAGTAATTAAAAAATAA
- a CDS encoding sialate O-acetylesterase codes for MNKLLSIKQIAIIAGAYLLCSCPVKADIRMPRIFGDHMVLQQDSQLSIWGWADPGEKVVVTLAGKKGKAVAGQDGKWKVSLKPIKTKSKGQTLTIKGNNKIIYEDVLVGDVWVASGQSNMEWGINKNHYKKDVDASADSLLRLFFVPRNTSLDPLSDIYMPEDTQNPEWAAKWVLCTPEALRKINGQGFASAAYYFARDIRQTNGRPLGIIQSAWGGTRAEAWTSLSALKAEPKLKRYVDLYEKNVRINPEVVANYKQRKAEFDVAIKKWNNTVGKEWDEAQKEWAIEVKKAQAAGLPIPEKPKPSSPRPSDPPKPNGGNNGPTNLFNAMINPLIPLSIKGVIWYQGEFNSGGSGKEYATLFPCMINDWRQKWGIGDFPFIYVQLPNFGPVDQKPSEEGQGWRWVREGQLKALALPNTAMAVTIDVGDPFDLHPIDKYDVGHRLALAARKLAYGEKIIASGPLYQSMTIEGDKAIIHFSNCGSGLTIASSPYTPKGEKPKNSEKLTGFCIAGEDRKFVWADAVIDGDQVIVSSPKVLKPVAVRYGFSNSPVCNLYNKELFPASPFRTDNWEK; via the coding sequence ATGAATAAATTATTATCGATAAAGCAGATAGCTATTATTGCCGGAGCATATCTTTTATGTAGTTGTCCAGTAAAAGCCGATATTCGTATGCCACGAATTTTTGGCGACCATATGGTATTGCAGCAGGACTCGCAATTATCCATATGGGGATGGGCCGATCCCGGAGAAAAGGTGGTCGTGACTCTTGCCGGAAAAAAAGGAAAGGCGGTTGCCGGACAGGATGGTAAATGGAAAGTTTCTTTGAAACCCATAAAAACGAAATCGAAAGGGCAGACCCTCACGATAAAAGGAAATAATAAAATTATATATGAGGACGTATTGGTCGGAGACGTGTGGGTCGCTTCGGGACAGTCTAATATGGAATGGGGTATTAATAAAAATCATTATAAAAAAGATGTAGATGCTTCGGCAGATTCCTTGTTGCGGCTATTTTTTGTCCCGAGAAATACCTCGCTTGATCCTCTGTCCGATATTTATATGCCCGAAGATACCCAAAACCCCGAATGGGCTGCAAAATGGGTTTTATGTACACCTGAGGCATTGAGGAAAATAAACGGACAAGGATTTGCAAGTGCAGCTTATTATTTTGCTCGGGATATTCGTCAAACAAACGGTCGTCCTTTAGGAATAATACAAAGTGCGTGGGGAGGTACACGTGCTGAGGCTTGGACGAGTCTGTCTGCTTTGAAGGCTGAACCTAAGTTGAAACGTTATGTCGATCTTTATGAAAAAAATGTCAGGATAAATCCTGAAGTTGTCGCTAATTATAAACAGAGGAAAGCCGAGTTTGACGTAGCGATAAAAAAGTGGAATAATACTGTGGGTAAAGAGTGGGACGAGGCACAAAAAGAATGGGCTATTGAGGTAAAGAAGGCTCAGGCAGCCGGACTTCCTATTCCTGAAAAACCGAAACCGAGTTCTCCCCGTCCTTCAGATCCGCCTAAACCGAATGGAGGAAATAACGGACCGACCAATCTGTTCAATGCGATGATCAATCCCTTAATTCCCTTGTCGATAAAAGGAGTGATATGGTATCAGGGAGAATTCAATTCCGGAGGATCAGGGAAAGAATATGCTACGCTGTTCCCTTGCATGATAAATGATTGGCGGCAAAAATGGGGAATAGGAGATTTCCCTTTTATATACGTACAGTTACCGAATTTCGGACCTGTCGATCAGAAACCTTCAGAAGAAGGACAAGGCTGGCGTTGGGTGCGTGAAGGACAATTAAAAGCTCTTGCTTTGCCCAATACGGCTATGGCTGTGACTATCGATGTCGGTGATCCTTTCGATCTGCATCCGATCGATAAATATGACGTAGGACATCGTTTGGCATTAGCAGCAAGAAAATTAGCATACGGCGAAAAGATAATTGCTTCTGGTCCATTATACCAAAGCATGACGATAGAGGGGGATAAGGCGATTATTCATTTCAGTAATTGCGGAAGCGGATTGACAATAGCATCTTCTCCCTATACACCTAAAGGAGAAAAACCTAAAAATTCCGAGAAACTTACCGGGTTCTGCATTGCCGGAGAAGACCGTAAATTTGTTTGGGCTGATGCCGTGATCGATGGAGATCAAGTGATTGTCTCGAGCCCGAAGGTGCTGAAACCTGTTGCTGTGCGTTATGGATTTTCCAACAGTCCGGTTTGTAACCTGTACAATAAAGAGTTGTTTCCGGCATCTCCTTTCCGTACGGACAATTGGGAAAAATAA